The sequence CTCCCGCAGCTCCGCCAGCTCCTCCACGCTCGCGCACGGCTGCTCCACGTACTCGAGGTCGTGCTCGGCGAGGGCGTGGATCGCGTGCTCGGCCTCGTCCACGTTCCAGGCCGCGTTCGCGTCGACGCGCACGCGGCCCTCGGGACCCAGCAGGCGGCGGACCTCGGCGACGCGCGCCACGTCGTCCGCGAGCGTCGTGCCGCGCTCGGCGACCTTGACCTTCGCGGTGCGGCAGCCGGGGAAGCGGGCGAGCACCTCGGCCACGCGCGACGCCTCGACCGCGGGGATCGTCGCGTTCACGAGCACGTGGTCGCGCGAGCGGGCGGGCGGCTCCGTCCAGCCGAAGTCGACCGCGGCCTCGAGCCAGGCGGCGGACTCGGCGTCGTCGTACTCGACGAACGGCGAGAACTCGGTCCACCCGAGCGGGCCCTCGAACAGAGCTGCCTCGCGCACGTCGAGGCCGCGGAAGCGCGTGCGGAGGGGGAGGGCGACGACGCGGGCGGTGGCGAGCAGGTCGTCCAGGGCGGGGAGCATGGATCCAGCCTCGCACCCGCGGGCGGTGAGCGGGGCGCCGCCTAGGCTGGACGCATGGTGAAGCAGGTCTCCGACATCCACGATCCCACCCGCTGGCGCGACGTCCCCCTCGCGGAGGGCTTCACCGACATCACGTACCACCACGACCTCACGGGGCGCATCGCGCGCATCGCGTTCGACCGGCCGGAGGTGCGGAACGCGTTCCGCCCGCGCACGGTCGACGAGCTCCACCAGGCGCTCGACGACGCCCGGCAGGATCCGCGCATCGGCGTGGTGCTCCTCACCGGCAACGGCCCGAGCCCGAAGGACGGCGGATGGGCGTTCTGCAGCGGCGGCGACCAGCGGATCCGCGGGCGCGACGGCTACAAGTACGGCGAGGGCGAGACCGCGGAGGGCGTCGACCCGACGCGAGCCGGTCGCCTCCACATCCTCGAGGTGCAGCGGCTGATCCGCTTCATGCCGAAGGTCGTCATCGCGGTCGTCCCCGGCTGGGCGGCCGGCGGCGGGCACTCGCTGCACGTGGTCTGCGACCTCACGATCGCCTCCGCCGAGCACGGCCGCTTCAAGCAGACCGACGCGGACGTCGGCTCGTTCGACGGCGGGTACGGATCCGCGTACTTCGCCCGCCAGGTCGGCCAGAAGGCCGCGCGCGAGGTGTTCTTCCTCGCGGAGGAGCACAGCGCCCAGCGCATGTACGAGATGGGCGCCGTGAACCGCGTCGTGCCGCACGCCGAGCTGGAGGCGACCGCTCTGGAGTGGGCCGAGACGATCCTCGGCAAGTCGCCCACCGCGATCCGCATGCTCAAGTACGCCTTCAACGCGGTGGACGACGGCATGGTCGGCCAGCAGGTGTTCGCGGGCGAGGCCACGCGCCTCGCCTACGGCACCGACGAGGCCGTCGAGGGGCGCGACTCCTTCCTCGAGAAGCGCGCGCCCGACTGGTCGCCGTTCCCGTGGCAGTTCTGATCCGCGCGGTTGCGCTCCCGTGAGGCGCCTCGAGCGGCTGACCGCCTCGGGTGCCGACGTGCTCCCGCTCCTCCGCGCGGCGCTCGCGGGAGACGGCCCGGCGTTGCTCGCCCGTCCGCTCGATGCACCCGCCGCGGCCGGGGATCCGCCGCCGCCCGCCGAGGTGGAGCGCCGGGTCG is a genomic window of Clavibacter capsici containing:
- a CDS encoding o-succinylbenzoate synthase, which gives rise to MLPALDDLLATARVVALPLRTRFRGLDVREAALFEGPLGWTEFSPFVEYDDAESAAWLEAAVDFGWTEPPARSRDHVLVNATIPAVEASRVAEVLARFPGCRTAKVKVAERGTTLADDVARVAEVRRLLGPEGRVRVDANAAWNVDEAEHAIHALAEHDLEYVEQPCASVEELAELRERIRHLGVPVAADESVRKADDPLRVARAGAADLLVIKAQPLGGTHRALRITQDAGLPVVVSSALDTSVGISMAAHLAAAIPDLPYDCGLGTVSLFVEDVTADPLVPVDGRIPVRRVTPDPRLLDAHAADAERRDWWLDRIRRTHALLARA
- a CDS encoding 1,4-dihydroxy-2-naphthoyl-CoA synthase, with the translated sequence MVKQVSDIHDPTRWRDVPLAEGFTDITYHHDLTGRIARIAFDRPEVRNAFRPRTVDELHQALDDARQDPRIGVVLLTGNGPSPKDGGWAFCSGGDQRIRGRDGYKYGEGETAEGVDPTRAGRLHILEVQRLIRFMPKVVIAVVPGWAAGGGHSLHVVCDLTIASAEHGRFKQTDADVGSFDGGYGSAYFARQVGQKAAREVFFLAEEHSAQRMYEMGAVNRVVPHAELEATALEWAETILGKSPTAIRMLKYAFNAVDDGMVGQQVFAGEATRLAYGTDEAVEGRDSFLEKRAPDWSPFPWQF